The Chitinophaga sp. H8 genome contains a region encoding:
- a CDS encoding RNA polymerase sigma factor has product MTEKSLQYSNDVDHWAKMLEGDHDAFNILYERYFPMLFRYALRFTTNRSIIKDLLQDLFTALFLKGRELPPVHNPRSYLLVATRRKVIKKIQQEAKISTEAIREQEYDFRLELSADNAIINKQSWEQQRYLLEQTLSLLTRRQKEAIYLRFYEEMSYDEIAEVMSLKEVKYARTLVYRALTEMREQLRKKNGQHGLMIS; this is encoded by the coding sequence ATGACAGAAAAGTCTTTACAGTATAGTAATGACGTTGATCATTGGGCCAAGATGCTGGAAGGGGATCATGATGCTTTTAATATTTTATATGAGCGTTATTTCCCTATGTTATTTAGGTATGCACTGCGTTTTACCACTAACAGGAGCATTATAAAAGATCTGTTGCAGGATCTGTTTACCGCCCTTTTTTTAAAGGGCAGGGAATTACCTCCTGTGCATAATCCACGAAGTTATCTACTGGTAGCCACCCGCCGTAAAGTGATCAAAAAGATACAGCAGGAGGCGAAGATTTCAACTGAAGCAATCCGGGAACAGGAATATGATTTCCGGCTGGAATTATCCGCCGACAATGCCATCATCAATAAACAAAGCTGGGAGCAGCAGCGCTATCTGCTGGAGCAAACGCTGTCTTTATTGACCAGAAGGCAAAAGGAGGCTATTTACCTGCGTTTTTATGAAGAAATGAGCTATGATGAAATAGCCGAAGTAATGTCTTTAAAAGAAGTAAAATATGCCCGCACGCTTGTTTACCGTGCCCTTACCGAGATGCGGGAACAATTGCGAAAGAAAAACGGGCAACATGGTCTGATGATTTCCTGA
- a CDS encoding c-type cytochrome domain-containing protein codes for MGGECVYDEFIKATIQPLMTAHFFLLQATAPGNWELFIGRSHPLLVHLPIGILLVVFILEWLGRKPAYAYLQAAISPVLFAGMLAAIASCIAGYLLSSSGGYDESLLSWHKWLGIGVAVISLLLWISRKLSGATQFYFLKKWNLPLAGGMVLLLSAAGHYGGSLTHGSDYLTQAMPESLRKLTGAGTATAATAMPVIAQVSEAQVYQDIVQPILSQRCYSCHNTEKQKGGLRLDDSTLLAKGGEHGPALKPGAPMQSELFKRIMLAEEEEKHMPPKGKPQLSLHQAALLEWWIASGAPFNKQVKELEVPVNIQPMLAALEASGKEGVDIPETAVAAAAEKDMHVLERKDVKVMPVGASSNYLQLNFVNAAQFNDQDVALLLPLKKQIAWLKMGNTQITDASLKTIGQLPNLTRLHLEHTAITDTGIRELAGNRTLRYLNLFGTKITDDGIAALQQVNSLQRLYVYKTAISDKAILALKAHLPKLQVDTGGYVLQRLPTDTIIYHRK; via the coding sequence GTGGGAGGTGAATGTGTATATGATGAATTTATTAAAGCAACGATACAACCATTAATGACGGCGCATTTCTTTTTATTACAGGCCACTGCACCCGGCAACTGGGAATTGTTTATTGGCCGTTCACATCCTTTACTGGTACACTTACCTATTGGCATATTGCTGGTGGTGTTTATCCTTGAATGGCTGGGGAGGAAGCCCGCCTATGCCTATCTACAGGCGGCGATATCGCCGGTACTATTTGCCGGAATGCTCGCCGCCATAGCATCGTGTATAGCAGGGTATCTGTTGTCTTCTTCCGGAGGGTATGATGAATCCTTATTAAGCTGGCATAAATGGCTGGGCATCGGGGTAGCGGTGATTTCCCTTTTGTTGTGGATCAGCAGAAAACTCAGCGGTGCCACACAGTTTTATTTCCTGAAAAAATGGAACTTACCATTGGCGGGGGGAATGGTATTGTTATTATCTGCTGCCGGGCATTATGGAGGATCGCTTACACATGGCAGTGATTATCTTACACAGGCTATGCCGGAGTCGTTACGTAAGCTGACGGGCGCTGGAACAGCCACGGCTGCCACTGCTATGCCGGTAATTGCTCAGGTGTCGGAAGCACAGGTGTACCAGGATATTGTACAACCTATTTTATCTCAACGTTGCTATAGCTGCCATAATACTGAAAAACAAAAGGGAGGTTTAAGGCTGGACGACAGTACCTTGCTGGCAAAAGGAGGGGAGCATGGACCTGCATTAAAGCCTGGTGCCCCTATGCAGAGTGAATTATTTAAACGGATCATGCTGGCCGAAGAAGAGGAGAAGCATATGCCGCCAAAGGGGAAACCACAGTTAAGCCTGCACCAGGCCGCCTTGCTGGAATGGTGGATTGCATCCGGCGCACCATTTAACAAGCAGGTAAAGGAATTGGAGGTGCCCGTTAATATACAGCCTATGCTCGCTGCTCTGGAAGCATCCGGCAAAGAGGGGGTAGATATCCCCGAAACAGCCGTGGCAGCAGCTGCCGAGAAAGATATGCATGTGCTGGAACGTAAGGACGTAAAGGTAATGCCGGTGGGTGCCAGCAGCAATTATCTGCAATTGAACTTTGTGAACGCCGCTCAGTTCAACGATCAGGATGTGGCATTATTATTACCACTCAAAAAGCAGATCGCGTGGCTGAAAATGGGCAATACACAGATAACAGATGCAAGCCTTAAAACGATCGGACAACTTCCTAACCTCACCCGGTTACATCTGGAACATACTGCCATTACTGATACGGGCATACGTGAATTAGCCGGTAACCGTACCCTGCGTTATCTTAATTTATTCGGCACTAAAATTACAGACGATGGCATTGCCGCATTACAGCAGGTAAACTCTCTGCAACGCCTGTATGTATATAAAACCGCTATTTCAGACAAAGCCATACTGGCATTGAAGGCACATCTCCCCAAATTACAGGTGGATACAGGCGGGTATGTATTACAACGCCTGCCCACAGATACCATTATTTATCACAGAAAATAG
- a CDS encoding sugar phosphate isomerase/epimerase family protein produces MNIDRRDFLQRSSLLGASFLLPVLSATALPIDRQPAAAGFQLKFMATNWGFEGTTDAFCARAKAAGYDGIEVWWTSDTKAQEALFAALQQHQLEVGFLCGGSSSDPATHLKQFREALLAATSQNKQRPLYINCHSGRDYFTFAQNRDFIDLTVKVAASTGIPVYHETHRSRILFAAHVAREYLEKIPGLQLTLDISHWCNVHESLLQDQEATVKLALARTGHIHARIGHPEGPQVNDPRAPEWEATVKAHLSWWDQVMARKKADGQLMTVLTEFGPADYMPALPYTRQPVANQWEVNVYMMNLLKQRYNH; encoded by the coding sequence ATGAACATTGACCGCAGAGATTTTTTACAGCGCAGCTCGCTTTTAGGAGCATCCTTCTTATTACCGGTATTATCAGCCACTGCATTACCCATTGACCGGCAACCCGCAGCTGCCGGTTTCCAATTGAAGTTTATGGCTACCAACTGGGGTTTTGAGGGCACTACTGATGCTTTTTGCGCCCGGGCCAAAGCTGCGGGATATGATGGGATTGAAGTATGGTGGACGTCCGATACAAAAGCACAGGAAGCGTTGTTTGCCGCTTTGCAGCAACATCAGCTGGAAGTAGGTTTTTTATGTGGCGGCAGCAGCAGTGATCCTGCCACCCATTTAAAACAATTCCGGGAAGCGTTGCTGGCGGCTACCTCGCAAAATAAACAGCGCCCGCTGTATATCAATTGTCATTCCGGTCGTGATTATTTCACCTTTGCACAGAACCGGGATTTCATTGACCTTACGGTAAAAGTCGCTGCCAGCACAGGTATTCCTGTGTATCATGAAACGCATCGTTCCCGTATCCTGTTTGCCGCCCATGTGGCCAGGGAGTACCTGGAGAAAATACCGGGATTACAGCTTACGCTGGACATCTCTCATTGGTGCAATGTACATGAAAGCCTGTTGCAGGACCAGGAAGCCACCGTAAAGCTGGCGCTGGCACGTACCGGGCATATCCATGCCCGTATTGGGCATCCGGAAGGACCGCAGGTAAATGACCCGCGTGCACCGGAATGGGAGGCCACCGTAAAAGCACACCTGAGCTGGTGGGACCAGGTGATGGCACGTAAAAAAGCCGATGGGCAGCTCATGACCGTTCTCACGGAATTTGGTCCGGCAGACTATATGCCTGCCTTGCCTTATACCCGCCAGCCGGTAGCTAATCAGTGGGAGGTGAATGTGTATATGATGAATTTATTAAAGCAACGATACAACCATTAA
- a CDS encoding DUF1501 domain-containing protein has product MSQKLINEANHQALQFLTRRHFLKDCVTGLGAAALGSLLGGCNVFSNSKESALADSLNPLAPKVPHFPGKAKSVIYLHMAGSPSQLELFDYKPELQKLHDQLCPPSILAGKRFAFIRGIPKMLGPQAVFKQHGESRAWISDMLPHLTTVADDISFLKGVQTDQFNHGPAQLFMHTGSPRLGRPSIGSWVTYGLGSENSNLPGFVVLTSGGKTPDAGKSVWGSGFLPSVYQGVQCRSKGEPVLYISDPEGVDRDMRKESLKAINEINRQEYEAFQDPETLSRISQYELAYKMQISVPDVMNINNEPAYIHEMYGTEPGKESFANNCLLARKLVEKGVRFVQLFDWGWDSHGTDESTAVDLGLRNKCREIDRPVVALLQDLKQRGLLDETLVVWGGEFGRTPMQENREGKQMPFFGRDHHTEAFTIWMAGGGIKQGTTWGETDEIGFSAINGKVDIHDVHATILHQLGFDHEKLIYQFQGRPFRLTDVAGKVIHEIIA; this is encoded by the coding sequence ATGTCTCAAAAACTGATTAACGAAGCAAACCACCAGGCGCTGCAATTTTTAACCCGGCGGCACTTTTTGAAGGATTGTGTGACAGGCTTGGGAGCTGCCGCATTAGGCTCCTTGCTGGGAGGTTGTAATGTGTTTTCTAATAGTAAGGAAAGTGCATTGGCGGATAGTTTGAATCCTTTGGCCCCCAAGGTGCCGCATTTTCCGGGAAAGGCCAAAAGTGTGATTTACCTGCATATGGCAGGGTCGCCTTCCCAGCTGGAGCTGTTTGATTACAAGCCGGAGTTGCAGAAGTTGCATGATCAGTTATGCCCGCCATCTATATTGGCCGGAAAGCGGTTTGCCTTTATCCGGGGTATTCCCAAGATGTTGGGACCGCAGGCGGTGTTTAAACAACATGGAGAGTCCCGTGCCTGGATCTCAGACATGCTGCCCCATCTGACTACAGTAGCAGATGATATCAGTTTCCTGAAAGGGGTGCAGACAGACCAGTTTAATCACGGGCCCGCCCAGTTGTTTATGCATACGGGTAGTCCGAGGCTGGGCCGTCCGAGTATAGGTTCCTGGGTAACTTATGGCCTGGGTTCTGAAAACAGTAACCTGCCTGGTTTTGTGGTGCTTACCTCCGGAGGTAAAACACCGGATGCCGGGAAGAGTGTATGGGGAAGCGGATTTTTACCTTCCGTATACCAGGGCGTACAATGCCGGTCGAAAGGAGAACCGGTATTATACATCAGTGATCCTGAAGGAGTAGACCGGGATATGCGGAAAGAATCGCTGAAAGCCATCAATGAAATTAACCGGCAGGAATATGAAGCATTCCAGGATCCGGAAACCTTATCCCGTATTTCCCAGTATGAGCTGGCATATAAAATGCAGATATCCGTGCCCGATGTGATGAACATCAATAATGAGCCGGCATATATCCATGAGATGTATGGCACAGAGCCGGGAAAGGAATCCTTTGCCAATAATTGTTTGCTGGCACGTAAGCTGGTAGAGAAGGGGGTTCGTTTTGTACAGTTATTTGACTGGGGGTGGGATAGCCATGGTACGGATGAAAGTACAGCGGTAGATCTGGGGTTGCGTAACAAGTGCCGGGAAATAGACCGTCCGGTAGTAGCCTTGTTGCAGGACCTGAAACAAAGAGGACTGCTGGATGAAACCCTGGTAGTTTGGGGGGGAGAATTTGGCCGTACACCGATGCAGGAAAACCGGGAGGGCAAGCAGATGCCTTTCTTTGGCCGGGATCATCATACAGAAGCCTTTACTATCTGGATGGCAGGCGGAGGTATCAAGCAGGGGACTACGTGGGGAGAGACGGATGAAATTGGTTTTTCTGCGATCAATGGCAAAGTAGACATTCACGATGTACATGCCACCATCCTGCATCAGTTGGGTTTTGACCATGAAAAACTGATCTACCAGTTTCAGGGGCGGCCTTTCCGGCTGACAGATGTAGCTGGAAAAGTAATTCACGAAATTATTGCTTAA
- a CDS encoding DUF1553 domain-containing protein translates to MNATRIVIALALAVPVLYVALPGCQSGRKVDYSADVKPILNKHCISCHGGVKQSGGFSVLFREEALGVTKSGKPAIIPGDAAGSEFIKRLHSKDPEERMPYKHAPLSKEEIDVLTRWVEQGAAWGKHWAYEPPRDVPVPAKSSSWAGLFGGSDEKQWAKNDIDYFILDKLKQESLEPSAEADKITLLRRVSLDLTGLPPTTEMVQRFLADNSANAYEKIVDTLLASPRYGERWGAMWLDLARYSDTKGYEKDQSRRMWRYRDWVINAFNRDMPFDQFTIEQLAGDLLPDPTDDQLIATAFHRNTMNNDEGGTDDEEFRTATVIDRVGTTWDVWQSTTFACVQCHSHPYDPIKFEDYYKSIAFFNNTRDEDVPGEHPVLRFYNEVQKKEVDEIAAWMKQQGIDQPAQKAALGFLKTLEPKIHPHSCDQFQNGELADGKWLSVNNNGSCRLKQIRLDGVTDMIINYWTGNAGGSIEIRLDSVKGNVLARQALPVTKGTQAMAIPLQATAGKHDLFFIFRNASLAPAQGVCGIEWLTFRGSLPGKGLPGYKEVDEKYMQLVNTWVDGVPVMVENTPDQFRTTQIFERGNWLVKGDTVTPGVPEAFNPFPKNAPKNRLGFAQWLVSKDNPLTARVMVNRFWEQLFGIGIVETIEDFGSQGFAPSHPELLDWLAYRYMNTHHWSSKKLLKDMVMSATYRQDARATKALTDKDPANRLLARGPRFRLTAEQVRDQALAVCGLLSSKMGGPGVMPWQPDGVWQSVYSGEEWKTSEGEDRYRRAIYTFLKRTSPYPSFITFDGSSREVCLQRRIRTNTPLQALSTLNDPVFMEAARHLADVMVKKGGKDAAVCIREGYKAALFTDISAAKLQVLEKLYQDAYKRYGAQPEAAKKLLQGETALPHNAALVMVANAIMNLDEFLSKS, encoded by the coding sequence ATGAACGCAACCAGAATTGTAATTGCTTTAGCATTAGCTGTGCCTGTTTTGTATGTGGCATTACCCGGATGCCAATCCGGACGTAAAGTAGATTACAGTGCAGATGTAAAGCCCATTTTAAATAAACATTGTATTTCCTGTCATGGTGGCGTTAAGCAAAGTGGCGGATTCAGCGTATTGTTCCGTGAAGAAGCCCTGGGCGTCACAAAATCAGGGAAGCCCGCCATTATTCCGGGGGATGCCGCCGGCAGTGAATTTATAAAACGCTTACACAGTAAGGATCCCGAAGAAAGGATGCCTTACAAACATGCCCCTTTGAGCAAGGAAGAAATTGATGTGCTGACGCGGTGGGTAGAGCAGGGGGCAGCATGGGGTAAACACTGGGCGTATGAACCACCCCGGGATGTACCTGTACCCGCAAAATCTTCTTCCTGGGCCGGTTTGTTCGGTGGCAGCGATGAAAAGCAATGGGCGAAAAATGATATTGATTATTTTATTCTGGATAAACTAAAGCAAGAAAGTCTGGAGCCTTCTGCAGAGGCAGACAAAATCACTTTATTGCGCCGGGTAAGCCTGGACCTGACAGGCCTGCCGCCTACTACGGAAATGGTGCAACGGTTTTTAGCAGACAACAGTGCCAACGCCTATGAGAAAATTGTGGATACCCTGCTGGCATCCCCCCGTTACGGAGAGCGCTGGGGTGCGATGTGGCTGGACCTGGCCCGCTATTCGGATACCAAAGGGTATGAAAAAGACCAGAGTCGCCGGATGTGGAGATACCGGGATTGGGTGATCAATGCCTTTAACAGGGATATGCCATTTGACCAGTTTACCATAGAGCAACTGGCGGGTGATTTGTTGCCCGACCCCACGGATGACCAACTGATAGCTACGGCCTTTCACCGCAATACGATGAACAATGATGAAGGTGGCACTGATGATGAAGAGTTCCGTACGGCTACCGTGATAGACCGGGTGGGTACTACCTGGGATGTATGGCAGAGCACCACTTTTGCCTGTGTGCAGTGCCATAGCCATCCATACGATCCGATTAAGTTTGAAGACTATTATAAATCTATCGCCTTTTTTAACAATACCCGGGATGAAGATGTACCGGGAGAGCATCCGGTGTTACGATTTTATAACGAAGTGCAAAAGAAAGAGGTAGATGAGATCGCTGCCTGGATGAAGCAGCAGGGAATAGACCAGCCTGCGCAGAAAGCAGCATTAGGCTTTTTGAAAACCCTGGAGCCTAAAATTCATCCTCATAGCTGTGACCAGTTCCAGAATGGAGAGCTGGCCGACGGGAAATGGCTGAGTGTTAACAATAATGGCAGCTGCCGGTTGAAACAAATCCGGCTGGACGGTGTAACGGATATGATCATCAACTACTGGACCGGCAATGCCGGCGGCAGTATAGAAATCCGGCTGGATAGTGTGAAAGGAAATGTCCTGGCCAGGCAGGCACTTCCTGTTACAAAAGGAACCCAGGCGATGGCCATTCCATTGCAGGCTACTGCAGGCAAACATGATCTGTTTTTCATTTTCCGGAATGCTTCGCTGGCGCCGGCACAAGGGGTATGTGGCATAGAATGGCTCACCTTCAGAGGCAGTCTCCCTGGTAAAGGCTTACCAGGTTATAAGGAAGTAGACGAAAAATATATGCAGCTGGTAAATACCTGGGTGGATGGAGTGCCGGTGATGGTAGAAAATACACCTGACCAGTTCCGTACCACGCAGATCTTCGAACGGGGTAACTGGCTGGTAAAAGGTGATACCGTAACGCCGGGTGTACCGGAAGCATTCAACCCCTTTCCTAAGAACGCACCTAAGAACCGCCTGGGGTTTGCACAATGGCTGGTGAGTAAGGATAATCCACTCACCGCCCGCGTAATGGTAAACCGTTTTTGGGAGCAGTTGTTCGGAATAGGCATCGTAGAAACCATTGAAGATTTTGGTTCTCAGGGATTTGCGCCTTCGCATCCGGAGCTGCTGGACTGGCTGGCTTACCGGTATATGAATACGCACCACTGGAGCAGCAAAAAACTGCTGAAAGATATGGTGATGAGTGCTACCTATCGCCAGGATGCACGGGCTACCAAAGCATTGACAGACAAGGATCCTGCCAACCGTTTGCTGGCACGGGGACCGCGTTTCCGCCTTACTGCCGAACAGGTACGGGATCAGGCATTGGCCGTATGCGGATTACTGAGCAGCAAAATGGGAGGCCCTGGGGTAATGCCCTGGCAGCCGGATGGGGTATGGCAAAGTGTATACAGCGGAGAAGAATGGAAAACCAGCGAAGGAGAAGACCGTTACCGCAGAGCTATTTATACTTTCCTGAAGCGTACCAGCCCGTATCCATCCTTCATCACCTTTGATGGTTCCAGCAGGGAAGTATGCCTGCAGCGCCGTATCCGGACCAACACGCCATTACAGGCATTATCTACACTCAATGACCCGGTATTTATGGAAGCAGCCAGGCATCTGGCAGATGTGATGGTAAAGAAAGGAGGCAAGGATGCAGCTGTGTGTATCAGGGAAGGGTATAAAGCAGCCTTGTTTACAGATATATCTGCCGCCAAGCTGCAGGTATTGGAAAAGCTTTACCAGGATGCCTACAAGCGTTATGGCGCACAACCGGAAGCCGCTAAGAAATTACTGCAGGGCGAAACAGCGCTGCCACACAATGCGGCACTGGTAATGGTGGCAAATGCTATTATGAACCTGGATGAATTTTTGTCGAAAAGCTGA
- a CDS encoding NAD(P)/FAD-dependent oxidoreductase encodes MNSATDYDVIIIGGGLAGLALAIQLHQLPCRVLVIEKDAYPRHKVCGEYVSMESKPFLERLGLPLDGMALPRIAQLEVTDIKGHTLHTSLSPGGFGISRYKLDAALAGIAMDAGIPVLTKTKADHVLFINDHFRVQTQQEQYTAKVVCGAWGKRSNIDIRSERDFVLAQKKSLNNYMGIKYHIEYPWPSSLIALHNFRDGYCGISNIEEGKSCLCYLTRAGNLQQSGNDIKRMEHDILMQNPHLKKIFTEATFLWQQPLAISQISFQQKEQVWDHVLLLGDAAGLITPLCGNGMSMAFHASKLAFLAIQDFLSHRISRDALESRYTTAWKKQFGTRLAAGRLLQANFGQNQVTSLLLRTLKTFSFLQKPLIRATSGRPF; translated from the coding sequence ATGAATAGTGCAACTGATTATGATGTGATTATCATCGGTGGTGGCCTCGCAGGGCTGGCGCTGGCCATACAGTTGCATCAACTACCCTGCAGGGTGCTGGTGATAGAAAAGGACGCCTATCCCCGTCATAAGGTATGTGGGGAGTATGTCAGTATGGAAAGCAAGCCCTTCCTGGAACGGCTGGGATTGCCATTGGATGGTATGGCGCTGCCCCGGATTGCGCAGCTGGAGGTAACAGATATCAAAGGGCACACATTACATACTTCACTGTCACCGGGCGGCTTTGGTATCAGCCGGTATAAGCTGGATGCTGCCCTGGCAGGTATTGCTATGGATGCCGGTATACCGGTGCTGACCAAAACGAAGGCCGACCATGTACTGTTTATCAATGACCACTTCCGGGTGCAAACGCAGCAGGAGCAATATACCGCAAAAGTGGTATGTGGTGCCTGGGGAAAGCGCAGCAATATAGATATCAGGTCGGAAAGGGATTTTGTCCTGGCACAGAAAAAATCCCTTAACAACTATATGGGGATTAAGTATCACATTGAATATCCCTGGCCTTCCTCCCTGATAGCCCTGCATAACTTCCGGGATGGTTATTGTGGTATCTCCAATATTGAAGAGGGGAAATCGTGTTTATGTTATCTGACCCGCGCAGGTAATCTGCAGCAGTCCGGTAATGATATTAAAAGGATGGAGCACGATATCCTGATGCAGAACCCGCATCTGAAAAAGATTTTTACGGAAGCCACTTTTTTATGGCAGCAGCCATTAGCCATTTCACAGATCAGTTTTCAGCAGAAAGAGCAGGTATGGGATCATGTGTTGTTATTGGGAGATGCCGCAGGACTGATCACCCCGTTATGCGGTAATGGGATGAGTATGGCTTTTCATGCCTCAAAATTGGCTTTCCTGGCTATTCAGGACTTTTTATCACACCGCATTTCCCGGGACGCCCTGGAAAGCCGCTATACAACTGCCTGGAAAAAGCAGTTCGGTACCAGGTTGGCGGCAGGCCGTCTTCTCCAGGCCAATTTTGGCCAAAATCAGGTCACCTCTCTGTTGCTCCGTACCCTGAAAACCTTTTCTTTTCTGCAAAAACCCTTGATCAGGGCAACTTCCGGCCGGCCTTTCTGA
- a CDS encoding methyltransferase domain-containing protein encodes MSLRQRSYEKELLDDPDVPFKDIVVNMQELNKVNTLLGGHAVTRRGLSYLLEKAAVNGIVTIAEIGCGGGDNLFAIQRFLQQKKIPFQLIGVDMKPACITFARQAYGATMKATWICSDYREVQWDIPPDIVYSSLFCHHFTDEELVAQLQWLYQNSRIGFFINDLHRHPVAYQAIRLLTRCFSKSYLVKHDAPLSVKRGFVKRDWTRLLAQAQVTPAMISWQWAFRYLICVKK; translated from the coding sequence ATGAGCTTACGCCAACGGTCATATGAAAAAGAGCTGCTGGATGATCCGGATGTTCCTTTTAAGGATATCGTGGTGAATATGCAGGAACTGAACAAGGTGAATACTTTGTTGGGCGGGCATGCTGTTACCCGCAGGGGATTGTCGTACCTGCTGGAAAAAGCCGCTGTAAATGGTATCGTTACCATTGCTGAAATTGGTTGCGGGGGAGGAGATAACCTCTTTGCCATCCAGCGGTTTTTGCAGCAGAAAAAGATTCCCTTTCAGCTGATAGGGGTGGATATGAAACCCGCCTGTATCACCTTTGCCAGGCAGGCATATGGAGCTACAATGAAAGCTACCTGGATTTGCAGTGACTACCGGGAGGTGCAATGGGATATACCGCCGGATATTGTTTACTCCTCTTTGTTTTGTCACCATTTTACGGATGAAGAGCTGGTAGCACAACTGCAATGGTTATATCAAAACAGCCGGATCGGGTTTTTCATCAATGACCTGCACCGGCATCCCGTAGCTTATCAGGCAATCCGTCTGTTAACCCGCTGTTTTTCTAAGTCTTATCTGGTGAAGCATGACGCTCCTTTATCCGTAAAGCGTGGTTTTGTAAAGCGCGACTGGACCAGGTTATTAGCGCAGGCACAGGTTACTCCCGCTATGATCAGCTGGCAGTGGGCATTCCGTTATCTTATTTGTGTGAAAAAATGA
- a CDS encoding type III polyketide synthase, translated as MAKIISIATAVPSHKHEQQQILQFMEQAYGINEEEKRVLRYLYRHSGIDTRYSVIPDYTLPMDNWTFYPKTDNLEPFPGIEQRMQLFRQAAPVLSKEAANKCLEGYLPKEAVTHLITVTCTGLSAPGLEMQLMDLMDLNPAIDRSAVNFMGCYAAVHGLKQAAAIVAAHPDANVLLVCTELCTLHFQKDYTPDAVMAPLLFGDGAAAVLITGDHHNLPGLQLHSFYAEVLRSARQAMSWELGTHGFNMTLSGYVPELIREDFGPLHLRALQQAGLSKAEILFWCIHPGGTRILEALGHCLSLSREDMAASYQVLKQYGNMSSATLLFVLREMWDTLLSYKGAPVFGAAFGPGLTMESMIMKVV; from the coding sequence TTGGCTAAAATCATATCTATAGCAACAGCAGTGCCTTCCCATAAACATGAGCAGCAACAGATCCTGCAGTTCATGGAACAGGCTTATGGTATCAATGAGGAAGAAAAACGGGTATTAAGGTACCTGTACCGGCATAGCGGCATAGATACCCGTTATTCCGTGATACCTGATTATACGCTTCCTATGGATAACTGGACATTCTATCCCAAAACGGATAACCTGGAACCCTTTCCCGGAATTGAGCAAAGAATGCAGCTCTTCCGGCAAGCGGCGCCTGTATTGTCTAAGGAGGCAGCCAATAAATGCCTGGAAGGTTATTTACCCAAAGAAGCGGTGACACACCTGATCACGGTAACCTGCACCGGTTTGAGTGCCCCCGGCCTGGAAATGCAGCTGATGGACCTGATGGACCTGAATCCTGCCATCGACCGGAGTGCAGTGAATTTTATGGGTTGTTATGCCGCCGTACATGGTTTAAAGCAGGCGGCCGCTATTGTAGCTGCACATCCCGATGCCAATGTGTTACTGGTCTGTACAGAACTGTGCACACTTCATTTTCAAAAGGATTATACACCGGATGCGGTGATGGCACCCTTGTTATTTGGAGATGGTGCTGCTGCCGTATTGATTACCGGAGATCATCATAACCTGCCGGGATTACAATTGCATAGCTTTTATGCAGAGGTGTTAAGAAGTGCCAGGCAGGCCATGAGCTGGGAACTAGGCACACATGGGTTTAATATGACGCTTTCCGGGTATGTACCTGAACTGATCCGGGAAGATTTTGGCCCCCTGCACCTACGGGCATTGCAGCAGGCGGGGTTGTCGAAAGCAGAAATATTGTTCTGGTGCATACATCCTGGTGGTACCCGCATACTGGAAGCACTCGGGCATTGCCTTTCACTTTCCAGGGAGGATATGGCCGCCTCTTACCAGGTACTGAAGCAGTATGGTAATATGTCTTCTGCCACCTTGCTGTTTGTGTTGCGGGAAATGTGGGATACCCTTTTATCTTACAAGGGCGCACCGGTTTTTGGGGCCGCTTTTGGCCCCGGGCTTACCATGGAAAGTATGATAATGAAAGTAGTATGA